The sequence below is a genomic window from Blastopirellula marina.
GACGACGATGGCGACTACCTCGAACTGGAACAAATCTGGACCGACGACGTAAAGCTGCAGCGGCTTATCTTTCTAGCCCGTGAAGACAACTTCCTATGGGTGCTGGATACCGTATTGCTCGACAGCCCGGCTGATAAGATTCAATACCAATCGCAGCCTCCGATCGTCGCACATGCCAAGCTCGGCACCGCGGCCGAAACAAATGAAGTGTTCATCGAACTTTCCGGTTCGAAGATCACACTGTTGCCGGTGGGTATCAACGAATGGCAAAGTGATACCTCGCTGGGGAAAATCGGCGTGGTCGACGACAAGCTTTCCCTTCAGCAATCAGGCAGCGGTCGCGGCCTGGTCGTCCCCATGTTCTTCGATTTATCGAAAAAGGGACAAGGCAAACTTCTTACCTGGCGGCAATTGACCGTTGCCGAAAAGCTGGTCATTCAGCCACGTGATCGAGCCGTTGGCTACCGGGTTCAAACAGGCACAGGGCATTGGGCCTTCTATCGCTCGTTGACCGAAAAGGCGAGTCGTACGTTCCTGGGCATTAATTTGATTTCAGAAACGCTTGTCGCGCGCTTTGACGAAAACGGCGATATCGAGAAACTTCTGGAAGTGGAAGCTTCCTAACTGACTGACTGCTGCACACCCTTATGCACACGCAACTCCGCGAAAACCTGGACCGCGTTCGTGGTATGATCGCCGAGGCGGCCCAAGCCTCTGGCCGAGTTGCCGATGATGTCTGCTTGATCGGTGTTACGAAGTATGTCGACATCGATACGACCAAGGCCCTATACGAACTCGGCTGTCACGATCTGGGTGAAAGCCGACCCCAACAGCTATGGGCCAAGTCGGAAGCGATGGCCCATTTGTCGCCGCGTTGGCACATGATTGGGCACCTGCAACGCAATAAGACGAAACGTACCATCCCTCTTCTATCGGTCCTTCACGCAGGCGATAGCGTGCGTCTGCTACAAGCAGCCCACGCCGACTGGCCGCATGCCGATCCTTTGCCGACACTACTAGAGGTGAACATCTCTGGCGATGCCGCCAAGCACGGTTTTCCTCCCGCCGAGATCCCCCCTGCCCTGCGACAAATTGCCGCGTTGAACCACCTAAAAATTGTTGGTTTGATGGGGATGGCTTCGCTTGAGGGAGGTCGTGATCAAGCCCAGAAAGATTTCGCGGCATTGCGCGAGTTACGCGATCAACTGCGAAGTGATTGTCCGGACGAAATTTTGCTGGATGAGCTCTCGATGGGCATGAGTCACGATTTCGATTTGGCGATTCGAGAAGGAGCCACAATGGTTCGCGTCGGTTCGAGCCTGTTCGAGGGATTCGACGGTGGACATTAACGTCGTCGACCATCCGGAAGGTTGCGTTCTCGACTTGAAAGCCCAACCAGGTGCTCGGAAGACCGAGTTTCGTGGCGTTCAAAACGGAGCCATTAAGGTATGTGTGACGGAAGTCGCCGAGAAAGGGAAAGCCAACAAAGCAATCTTGTCATTCCTCCGAAAGTCCTGGGGATTAAAAGGATCGCAGTTGGAAATTATCTCGGGACAGACGGCTTCGCACAAACGCCTTTTGATTCGTGATCTTTCACCACAAAATGTGTTGCAACTATTGAAAGAATGCGGCTTAGAAGACGAATAATGGACATTCCGTCCATTTCGCCTTGTAGGCAAAACGGCATTGAAATAGCATCTAGTTAGCATGCTAATTTGCATGAAACGGCAGACTTAGTTAGGCAGTAAGCCTGCGTGTCCCCTCTTTTCCTTGTCATTGTCTTTTCGCGGAAATCTCATGAAACGGCGGGTCGGAAAATTTATTGGACTGATCGTCGTCACACTCTTTGCCCTCGCCGTCATGTATGTGAGTGGTGGGCGCAATGATTTCGGGGCTCAGCAGAAAGAGACCGATCCCGATAGCTCCGTCGTAGAAGTACTTGCTCCGGTCACCGTGATGCCGCTAAAGAAGCAGCATATTGAAATCCTCGACAGCTATGCCGGGACGATCCTGCCCCTGGAACGGTTCTCACTGGCGTTTCAACTTGCAGGGCAAGTCGAAACTCTCGGGACGAACGAGGAAGGTCGCCCGTTGGATATCGGCGACCGCGTCAAAACAGGGCAAGTTCTTGCAACACTTGATACTCGCATCCTGATAGCACGGCGCGAAGAAGCGAACGCCAATCTCGAGAACGCACAGACCGAGTTCCAGCGTCTGGTAAATCTGCGCGAGAAAAGCCCCGGAGCAGTGACCCAAACCGCTTTTCAACAGGCAACTCAGGCCCTGTCCGTCGCCAAGGCCCTGAAAGACATCGCGGAGAAGAACCTGGAAAATGCCCAATTAGTTGCCCCGGCCGACGGCGTCATATCTTCCCGCATGATTAACCCCGGCGAGACGATCAACCCTCAACAAACAGTCTTCGAACTGGTTCAAGTCGATAAGGTACTTTTAACCGTTGGCGTGCCTGAGTCGCGTATCGTGGCCATGCAAAAGCAATTCAATGCGAACCGTCGGGCGTCGAAGGCGAATCCTCAATCGGGCACGCCAGATCCGACGTCGAACTTCAAGGTCTACATTCGCAGATTTGACACTTCGTCCAACCTAGAGAAAGACACCGTCCTGGAAGGGACCGTCTATCGAATTGCCGAGACCGTGGACAACCGAAACGGTTTGTTTGAGGTCGAAGTTCTCTTAGACAACGCCAGTCGCCTTCTCAAGCCAGGCATTGTGGCCAAAGCCGACTTCGTGGTTCGCGAGATCGATGGTTATCGAGTTCCGGTCGAAAGTGTCGTCTTCAACGATCGCGTGGCCAGCCTGTTCTTCGCCCAGCCGGCGACTGATTCCCCCACATCGAGCGTTGATTTCGTTGGTATGGAAGTCGCAGAAGTCCCGAACTTCGTGGCACATCGCATCGAAATACCCAGCTACATCGAGCAAGGCAGAAACTTTGTTCTGACCGATCTTCCTGGCAAGCACGACTTGCTTATCGTCCAAGGACAACACCGACTGGTGGAAGGTCGCCCGCTGGAAATCATGAGCGGTACGACGAACGTTGGCACCTCGGACGCTTCGCCTCTTTCCGAGATTCCTCCGATGGCAGAGGTCTCGCAACTTGGTCGCAAGCCAACCGGAAAGTAGACAAAGGGAACGCACACGATGAAAATCAGCGCCAACGCGATCGACCAGCCCCGGTTCGTGATTGTCTGCACGATCATCCTGATGGTGGCCGTGGTCATGGTGGCCCTCAACATTCCGGTCCAACGCACACCTGCGATCTCTAAGGCCGTTGTCCTGGTGGCAGTCCCCTACCCTGGTGCCCAGCCGGTGGAAGTGGAAGAACAGATCACCAGCAAAATCGAAGATGCCCTGCAGAAACTGAAGAACGTTGACTTCATTGCCTCGACCAGCATGCGAGGCTCGAGCGTAACCCAAATCATCTTCCTGGATGGAGTCGACCCCGATCAGGCTCGCGGGGAAGTGAAAGACCTGGTCGACGAGATCCGGCGAGAATTGCCGGTCGCTCGTGAAGTTCAGCCTTCGGTGACCGATATCGACTTCGAGAACACGCCACTGATGCTGGTCAACATGACCGCCCCCCAGGGCTTTGATGAAGCCGCTTTGAAGACCTTGGCCGAAGAGGTTCAGGAAGAACTCGAGACCATTCCTGGCATCTCCAATACGCAGCTATTCGGCGGTCGCGAGCGTGAATTGCACGTAAATGTCAACGTCGACCTGGCGGCCGAATATGGTTTGACACTCGGAGACTTTCGGCGTGCCCTCGCTGATTTCCATGCCGAGATGCCTGCCGGCGAACTCGATACCGGCACCTTCGACTTCCGCGTACGTAACGAAACACAGTTTCGTGGTGTCGACGACATTCGCAACGCCATCATCAGCCAGGTAGATGGAAAGATCATCAAAATCGGTGACGTCGCCACCGTCGAGGATACTTACCGCCGCCTGAAAAACGTGGCTCTGCTCAATGGCCAGTCGTGCGCAACGATCATTGTCAACAAAGAAGCCGACATCAACACGCTCGCGGCTGCCATTTCCGTCAAGGAAAAGATCAACGAACTTCGCCCGCAGTATCCCAATATCAAATTTCGTATCACGCGAGACACTTCCGCCGAAATCTCGATCATGTTCCGCGTGCTAGGTTCAAGCTTTGTCTTTGGCGCGATGCTCGTGCTGGTCATCCTGGCCTGGTCGATGGGCCTGCGTATCTCCTTTCTCGTGCTGACAGCCATCCCGCTTAGTTCGGCGGTCGGTTTGATTGCCCTGTACGCGCTGGGCATTCCGATCTCCAACATGGTGATCTTTGCGTTCATCCTGGTGCTGGGCATGGTGGTGGACGGGGCGATTATCGTTGCCGAAAACATTCACCGCCACATCGAACGAGGCGAAGACCCAGTCGACGCGGCCAAGATCGGAATCGAAGAAGTTGGCACACCGGTGATCATGGCCGACCTGACGACCGTCGCGGCGTTTCTGCCGATGCTGCTGGTCCCCGGCATCATGGGGGACTTCATGCGAGTGATGCCGGAAGTGGTCAGCGTGTCCCTGCTTGGAAGCGTGCTGGTCGACCACTTTTTCATTCCCGTGGTCGCTGCTCGATGGTATGGACGCCGCAAGGCCAGTGAAATTGTGCCGGACAAGACCGTCCACGAGGCCATTGCCCGAGACGAAGACGAGGCCGAGATTCGTATTCGACCGAACTTGGGCCTGTTTACCAAGCTGTACATCTACATTCTTCGCTGGGCGCTGCAAAACCGCTGGGCCGTAAGTATCAGCACGATTTTGGTGTTGGTCTGGGCGGGCTTCATGATGGTGCACGTCGAGAAAGAGTTCTTTCCCCCCAGCGATCGTGGACAGTTCGAGGTGAAGTATGAACTACCTCTTGGCAGCAGCATCCACCAGACAATCGCCGCGGCGGAAGCGATTCAGCAGCCGCTGCGTGAACTGGGAGCACGCCCCAACAGCGAACTAGTGAATTTTGTTTCTGCCCTGGGATCATCCGAAGGGCTCGCTAGCCGCCTGGAGAACGATCCGGCTGTGGGGCCAGAGTTCGGTACAGTCATGGTCGAGTTGCTTTCGCCACTGGATCGCGAACGTCATGAACGAGTCATCCTGGCTGAACTGCGGGAAAGGTTCGATCAAACCGTCAAGCAGTTTCCCGGCATGACCTATACCATCCAGGAAGTGGAAGAGGGCCCTCCTGGTGGCGCGAAAGTCGCCGTTCGTTTCACCGGTGATAACCTGGAACAACTGGGCCGCGTTGCCGAAGTGACGACCGACGGAATGCGGCAGATCGAAGGTGCCGTCGACGTGAAGACTGATTATCGAAACTTGAATCCGGAAATCGTCGTCGAGCCATTCCCCGAGGTCGTTGGCATGTACGGCATGTCCGAAATGCAAGTCGCCCAGGCAATTCAAACCGCGATCAACGGCGACACGACAATCGAACTCAACCTCGGAGACGAGGACGTGACGCTACGTCTTCAGGCGATGAGCGACTATCGAGCCTCGAAGGAGCAACTCGAACGGATCATGTTGACCAGCCCGACCGGTAAGAAAGCCACGATTGGCCAGTTAGCCAAGTTGGATCGCGCGACAAGCCTGTTTGCCGTCAATCGCTACGACCGAAAACGTGCCGTCACCGCTAAGTGTGACGTCCTTGAGAATCCTGATACTGACAAGATCTTCTCTCAACTGCGCGAAGAGATCCTTCCGTCTCTCGGTTTTCGCCCGGCCAATGAAACCGCCGTCAGCTTTATGGATATGGCATTCATCGGCACTGCCGGAACGCCGTCGGAAGGCCTGCGTGCCGAGTTCACCGGCGAAAGTGAAGAGACCGCCAAGAACATGAACTACTTGAGTGCCTCGATGATCATCGCGGTGATCCTCATCTTCGCGATTTTGGTCTACCAGTTCGGCAGTTTCCGCCAGGCTGGCATCGTTATGCTAACGGTACCACTAAGCTTCGTAGGGGTAGTCGCCGGCATGTACATCAGCGACTTCCCCTTCAGCCTGGCAACGTTCATTGGGCTAGTCAGCTTGACCGGCATTGTGGTGAACGATGCGATTGTGGTGGTCGACTTCATCAACCAAGGGCGCAAACGTGGGCTGAAGGTCCGCGATGCCATTATCGAAGCTGGCATCAACCGACTTCGCCCTGTGATGCTGACCACGGCAACAACGGTCGGTGGTTTGCTGCCTCTGTTTTTGAATCTCAGCGGCGGGGCAGAATTCTGGCAACCACTGACCGGCGCGGTCATCTTCGGCCTGACCTTCGCGACGATCCTGACCCTGCTGGTCATTCCCGTCGCGTACAGTCTGGCCTATTTCAATGCCGATAAGAAAGCGGCTGCCGCAGCGTAACCAAGATACGCTTAATTGCCGGCTTCCTGTGTTTGCGGCTCTGCTGGAATCTCGACCGGTGCTTCGGGAATTTCAATATCTAATTCCTCGTCGTCTGTTCCCAGCAGCGCTTTATCGACTGCCTTCTTCAATTCAGCAGCCAGGTCGATCTCGAAGTTCTGATCGGCGACTTCCTTCTCGTCGGCCAGGGCTTTGGCTGCAGCGGTCAAATCCCGCAGGTCCTCATCGGGAACATCATCGCGAAACTGAAGATTGCCATCCGGCTGCTCGTCGGCAATGCGTCCGTCGAGCAATGCCTTTAATTCGTCTTCGCTGATCTTCTTCTCAAACGCACCATGAGCAACTCGCTGAAGCTGTTTCTTGGCTTCGGCTTTTTCTTCGTCAGTCAAGCCGGAAGGCTCGATGTACTTGGAACGCGCGATCTCGACCGGCACGGCGGTAAACGCAGGAGACTCGAGAATGTGCTCGGCGACGCTACCTAGCTGTTCCATCGAGATATCGCCATCACGATACCCCTGAGCAACGCGGGAGACCTGTTCTTTCATGCCCGACTTTTGATCCTCAGGAAGATCAA
It includes:
- a CDS encoding YggS family pyridoxal phosphate-dependent enzyme, with amino-acid sequence MHTQLRENLDRVRGMIAEAAQASGRVADDVCLIGVTKYVDIDTTKALYELGCHDLGESRPQQLWAKSEAMAHLSPRWHMIGHLQRNKTKRTIPLLSVLHAGDSVRLLQAAHADWPHADPLPTLLEVNISGDAAKHGFPPAEIPPALRQIAALNHLKIVGLMGMASLEGGRDQAQKDFAALRELRDQLRSDCPDEILLDELSMGMSHDFDLAIREGATMVRVGSSLFEGFDGGH
- a CDS encoding DUF167 domain-containing protein, producing the protein MDINVVDHPEGCVLDLKAQPGARKTEFRGVQNGAIKVCVTEVAEKGKANKAILSFLRKSWGLKGSQLEIISGQTASHKRLLIRDLSPQNVLQLLKECGLEDE
- a CDS encoding efflux RND transporter periplasmic adaptor subunit; amino-acid sequence: MKRRVGKFIGLIVVTLFALAVMYVSGGRNDFGAQQKETDPDSSVVEVLAPVTVMPLKKQHIEILDSYAGTILPLERFSLAFQLAGQVETLGTNEEGRPLDIGDRVKTGQVLATLDTRILIARREEANANLENAQTEFQRLVNLREKSPGAVTQTAFQQATQALSVAKALKDIAEKNLENAQLVAPADGVISSRMINPGETINPQQTVFELVQVDKVLLTVGVPESRIVAMQKQFNANRRASKANPQSGTPDPTSNFKVYIRRFDTSSNLEKDTVLEGTVYRIAETVDNRNGLFEVEVLLDNASRLLKPGIVAKADFVVREIDGYRVPVESVVFNDRVASLFFAQPATDSPTSSVDFVGMEVAEVPNFVAHRIEIPSYIEQGRNFVLTDLPGKHDLLIVQGQHRLVEGRPLEIMSGTTNVGTSDASPLSEIPPMAEVSQLGRKPTGK
- a CDS encoding efflux RND transporter permease subunit, which codes for MKISANAIDQPRFVIVCTIILMVAVVMVALNIPVQRTPAISKAVVLVAVPYPGAQPVEVEEQITSKIEDALQKLKNVDFIASTSMRGSSVTQIIFLDGVDPDQARGEVKDLVDEIRRELPVAREVQPSVTDIDFENTPLMLVNMTAPQGFDEAALKTLAEEVQEELETIPGISNTQLFGGRERELHVNVNVDLAAEYGLTLGDFRRALADFHAEMPAGELDTGTFDFRVRNETQFRGVDDIRNAIISQVDGKIIKIGDVATVEDTYRRLKNVALLNGQSCATIIVNKEADINTLAAAISVKEKINELRPQYPNIKFRITRDTSAEISIMFRVLGSSFVFGAMLVLVILAWSMGLRISFLVLTAIPLSSAVGLIALYALGIPISNMVIFAFILVLGMVVDGAIIVAENIHRHIERGEDPVDAAKIGIEEVGTPVIMADLTTVAAFLPMLLVPGIMGDFMRVMPEVVSVSLLGSVLVDHFFIPVVAARWYGRRKASEIVPDKTVHEAIARDEDEAEIRIRPNLGLFTKLYIYILRWALQNRWAVSISTILVLVWAGFMMVHVEKEFFPPSDRGQFEVKYELPLGSSIHQTIAAAEAIQQPLRELGARPNSELVNFVSALGSSEGLASRLENDPAVGPEFGTVMVELLSPLDRERHERVILAELRERFDQTVKQFPGMTYTIQEVEEGPPGGAKVAVRFTGDNLEQLGRVAEVTTDGMRQIEGAVDVKTDYRNLNPEIVVEPFPEVVGMYGMSEMQVAQAIQTAINGDTTIELNLGDEDVTLRLQAMSDYRASKEQLERIMLTSPTGKKATIGQLAKLDRATSLFAVNRYDRKRAVTAKCDVLENPDTDKIFSQLREEILPSLGFRPANETAVSFMDMAFIGTAGTPSEGLRAEFTGESEETAKNMNYLSASMIIAVILIFAILVYQFGSFRQAGIVMLTVPLSFVGVVAGMYISDFPFSLATFIGLVSLTGIVVNDAIVVVDFINQGRKRGLKVRDAIIEAGINRLRPVMLTTATTVGGLLPLFLNLSGGAEFWQPLTGAVIFGLTFATILTLLVIPVAYSLAYFNADKKAAAAA